The following coding sequences lie in one Polynucleobacter necessarius genomic window:
- a CDS encoding ABCB family ABC transporter ATP-binding protein/permease: protein MRHSSGHHHSSADSKTSQRGGWRVIRDLLPYLLEYRFRVIIALSCLIAAKVANLGIPIVMKELIDSLDIKSSSPQALLIVPLGIIMAYGLLRISASLFTELREALFAKVIQNAVRKVALQVFEHLHSLALNFHLARQTGGVSRDIERGTRSIQSLISYSLYSILPTLIEFCLVLGYFAHSYDIWFATITLVALVLYIIFTIVVTEWRTHYRRTMNDMDSKANQKAIDSLLNFETVKYFGNEAFEANRYDENLLRYQAAAVRFQKTLAFLNLGQQIIIAVGLMLILWRATVGVVDGTMTLGDLVLVNTLMIQLYIPLNFLGVIYREIKQSLTDMDRIFSLLNTDKEIADSPDAKSLQVENRGHGPDVRFEHVSFHYDAKREILRDVSFNIPAGTITAVVGQSGAGKSTLARLLFRFYDVQSGEILIDGQNIQDVTQSSLRKAIGIVPQDTVLFNDTIGYNIAYGDPSATIEEVQEAARAAQIDGFIKRLPEGYDTQVGERGLKLSGGEKQRVAIARTLLKKPAMLIFDEATSALDSKTERAFQEKLLGLAKNHTTLIIAHRLSTIIHADQILVMDHGQIVERGTHEELLAIKGKYAEMWQMQERATLD, encoded by the coding sequence ATGAGACATTCATCGGGACATCATCACAGCAGCGCAGATTCAAAAACATCCCAAAGAGGAGGCTGGCGTGTTATTCGCGATCTCTTGCCTTATCTATTGGAATATCGATTCCGAGTAATCATTGCATTGAGTTGCTTGATTGCGGCAAAGGTTGCCAATCTCGGTATTCCCATTGTGATGAAAGAGTTAATTGACTCTTTAGATATCAAATCAAGCTCTCCACAGGCACTTCTAATTGTTCCCTTGGGAATTATTATGGCTTATGGACTCCTCAGAATTTCTGCGTCCTTATTTACAGAGTTGCGTGAGGCCTTGTTTGCGAAGGTCATTCAGAATGCTGTTCGTAAAGTGGCACTCCAAGTCTTTGAGCATCTACACTCACTGGCACTAAACTTTCATTTGGCTCGGCAGACTGGTGGTGTGAGTCGTGATATTGAACGCGGTACTCGTAGTATTCAGTCGCTCATTTCATATTCTCTTTACAGCATACTACCAACCCTCATCGAGTTTTGTTTAGTGTTGGGGTACTTTGCGCATTCCTACGACATTTGGTTTGCAACTATAACCCTAGTTGCTTTAGTTCTTTATATTATTTTCACAATTGTAGTTACAGAATGGCGTACACATTACCGCCGCACCATGAATGATATGGATTCAAAGGCGAATCAAAAAGCTATTGATTCATTGTTGAACTTTGAGACCGTTAAATATTTTGGTAACGAGGCATTTGAAGCCAATCGTTACGATGAAAATTTATTGCGATATCAAGCGGCAGCAGTAAGGTTCCAAAAGACGCTGGCATTCTTAAACCTAGGGCAACAAATCATTATTGCAGTTGGTTTAATGTTAATTTTGTGGCGTGCAACAGTAGGGGTAGTTGACGGGACGATGACTTTAGGTGATCTTGTTCTGGTCAATACGCTCATGATCCAGTTGTATATTCCATTGAATTTTCTTGGCGTGATTTATCGAGAAATCAAACAATCTTTGACTGATATGGATCGGATATTTTCTTTACTCAATACCGATAAAGAAATCGCTGACTCTCCAGATGCAAAGTCGCTTCAAGTAGAAAATCGTGGTCATGGTCCTGATGTGCGCTTTGAGCACGTGTCTTTTCACTATGATGCCAAGCGTGAAATTCTGCGCGATGTCAGTTTTAATATTCCGGCGGGAACCATCACAGCGGTCGTAGGTCAAAGCGGGGCAGGCAAGAGTACTTTAGCAAGACTGTTGTTTCGTTTTTACGATGTTCAGTCTGGTGAAATTTTAATTGATGGTCAAAATATTCAAGATGTTACGCAATCAAGTCTACGTAAGGCCATAGGTATCGTTCCGCAAGATACCGTCTTATTTAACGACACGATTGGTTACAACATTGCCTACGGAGATCCTTCAGCAACCATCGAGGAGGTCCAAGAGGCTGCGAGAGCCGCCCAAATTGATGGATTTATCAAGCGTTTGCCTGAAGGTTATGACACTCAAGTGGGTGAAAGAGGTCTCAAATTATCTGGAGGTGAAAAACAGCGGGTGGCAATTGCTAGAACGCTCCTCAAGAAGCCTGCCATGCTCATTTTTGATGAGGCCACTTCAGCCTTAGACTCTAAAACAGAGCGCGCCTTCCAGGAGAAGCTGCTAGGCTTGGCCAAAAATCATACAACACTGATCATTGCCCATCGACTTTCAACCATTATTCATGCAGATCAAATTCTAGTGATGGATCATGGGCAAATTGTGGAGCGCGGTACACATGAAGAGTTGCTTGCTATAAAAGGTAAGTATGCAGAAATGTGGCAAATGCAAGAACGCGCCACTCTTGATTAG
- a CDS encoding DUF4147 domain-containing protein yields the protein MGQQPKGRCLVVGAGKASASIASALEAYAMTNWPKARLEGVVLTRYGHNSPTNHIKIVEGLVIQCPIRLVWMGLRKSWH from the coding sequence ATGGGGCAACAGCCTAAAGGAAGGTGTTTAGTAGTGGGCGCTGGTAAAGCCAGCGCTTCAATAGCTAGCGCCTTAGAAGCTTATGCAATGACAAATTGGCCGAAAGCAAGATTAGAGGGTGTTGTCCTCACGCGTTATGGCCACAATTCACCAACAAACCATATCAAAATTGTGGAGGGGCTGGTCATCCAGTGCCCGATCAGACTGGTATGGATGGGGCTAAGGAAGTCTTGGCATTAG
- a CDS encoding DUF4147 domain-containing protein, which produces MPDQTGMDGAKEVLALASQLERGDVLIALVSGGGSSLLTLPQEGISIEDMRKTTEALLRSGAPIEEMNVVRKHLSAILGGNLARVAIARGARVEALLISDVTGDSPADIASGPCAADYPTYLDALNILQKYELNDSVIPVSVLDHLKQGLAGEKPETLKDADLVNAQVANHVIATAYKSLEAAAEYVRIQGYEPVILGDTITGEA; this is translated from the coding sequence GTGCCCGATCAGACTGGTATGGATGGGGCTAAGGAAGTCTTGGCATTAGCGAGTCAGTTGGAGCGGGGGGATGTATTAATCGCGTTGGTGTCGGGTGGAGGCTCCAGTCTTCTGACTTTGCCCCAAGAAGGTATTTCAATTGAAGACATGCGTAAGACAACGGAAGCACTCTTACGTAGCGGTGCTCCTATTGAAGAAATGAATGTGGTACGCAAACATTTGTCTGCAATTTTGGGTGGCAATTTAGCCAGAGTTGCTATTGCTCGTGGAGCTCGCGTAGAGGCATTATTGATTTCTGATGTCACGGGTGATTCCCCGGCAGATATTGCTAGCGGCCCATGCGCCGCAGACTACCCGACTTATTTGGATGCACTCAATATATTGCAAAAATATGAATTGAATGATTCTGTCATTCCAGTATCGGTGTTGGATCATCTCAAACAAGGTCTAGCAGGTGAAAAACCAGAGACTCTAAAAGATGCTGATTTAGTTAATGCTCAAGTGGCGAACCACGTGATAGCCACTGCATACAAAAGCCTAGAAGCTGCTGCAGAGTATGTGCGCATTCAAGGTTATGAGCCAGTCATTTTGGGGGATACGATCACTGGTGAAGCTTAA
- a CDS encoding MOFRL family protein, with product MPVGVQGRGGRCSKYLLSLFAATNNLPQLAALAADTDGIDGSEKNAGAWFDTAVRESGQATALVPEKFLSAHDCYGFFAQLGALVETGPTLTNVNDFRIILLDK from the coding sequence ATTCCAGTTGGTGTACAGGGTCGAGGAGGTCGTTGCAGTAAATATCTTCTTTCTCTTTTTGCTGCCACCAATAATCTACCCCAGTTAGCTGCATTAGCAGCCGATACCGATGGAATTGATGGCAGTGAAAAGAATGCCGGCGCTTGGTTTGATACTGCTGTCCGTGAATCTGGTCAGGCTACAGCTCTAGTGCCAGAGAAATTCTTATCAGCGCATGATTGTTATGGCTTTTTTGCACAATTAGGAGCGTTAGTGGAAACTGGTCCTACACTTACCAATGTGAATGATTTCCGCATCATCTTGCTAGATAAATAA
- the pyrC gene encoding dihydroorotase — MSNRPTQLELIQPDDWHLHIRDGDVMKDVLADTARQFARAIIMPNLKSPVTTVDLAKAYQARIQANLDVLGVTGFTPLMTLYLTDNTSADEVRKAKAEGIAAFKLYPAGATTNSDAGVSDLKHCHAALEAMQAVGMPLLVHGEVTSSEIDIFDREAVFIDTVLEPLRKHFPNLKIVFEHITTKQAAHYVRDAVTDGKNTIATTITPQHLLMNRNAIFAGGIRPHHYCLPVLKREEHRVALLEAATSGNPRFFLGTDSAPHAKGAKEAACGCAGCYSAFNALGLYAEAFETIGKLDKLEGFASFFGPDFYSLPRNSKKITLIKQAQSIPVELPLGDATIVPLRAGETIAWSLA, encoded by the coding sequence ATGTCTAATAGACCTACTCAACTTGAATTAATTCAGCCAGATGACTGGCATTTGCATATTCGCGATGGTGACGTCATGAAAGACGTACTGGCTGATACTGCGCGTCAATTTGCGCGCGCTATCATCATGCCTAATCTGAAGTCGCCAGTAACCACTGTAGATTTAGCTAAAGCATATCAAGCACGTATTCAAGCAAATCTGGATGTATTGGGCGTAACTGGCTTTACTCCTTTGATGACTTTGTACCTTACTGATAATACTTCTGCAGATGAGGTTCGTAAGGCCAAGGCAGAGGGTATTGCCGCATTTAAGCTCTATCCCGCGGGCGCCACCACAAATAGTGATGCCGGTGTAAGCGATCTTAAACATTGCCATGCGGCATTAGAGGCAATGCAGGCGGTTGGTATGCCTCTATTAGTACATGGTGAAGTAACGAGTTCTGAGATCGATATCTTTGATCGTGAAGCCGTATTTATTGATACGGTATTGGAGCCTTTGCGTAAACACTTCCCTAATCTTAAAATTGTGTTTGAGCACATTACCACCAAGCAAGCGGCACACTATGTGCGCGATGCAGTGACTGATGGAAAAAATACAATAGCTACAACTATTACCCCTCAACATTTGTTAATGAATCGCAATGCGATTTTTGCTGGTGGTATTCGTCCACATCATTATTGCTTACCAGTTCTGAAGCGTGAAGAGCATAGGGTTGCTCTATTGGAGGCAGCTACTAGCGGTAATCCCCGTTTCTTCTTGGGCACTGATAGTGCTCCTCATGCTAAGGGCGCCAAAGAGGCTGCTTGCGGTTGTGCAGGTTGTTACAGCGCCTTTAATGCTTTGGGCTTATATGCGGAGGCATTTGAGACCATTGGTAAATTAGATAAATTAGAAGGCTTTGCAAGTTTCTTTGGTCCTGATTTTTATTCTTTGCCACGCAATAGCAAAAAAATTACTCTGATTAAACAAGCGCAAAGTATCCCAGTGGAGTTGCCATTGGGTGATGCAACCATCGTGCCGCTACGTGCTGGCGAAACCATTGCCTGGTCACTTGCTTAA
- the rplM gene encoding 50S ribosomal protein L13 yields the protein MKTFSAKSHEVVHEWFVIDATDKVLGRVASEVALRLRGKHKPEYTPHVDTGDFIVVINSSKLRITGTKGLDKIYYRHSGYPGGISSTNFDKMQDRFPGRALEKAVKGMLPKGPLGYAMIKKLKVYGDANHPHAAQQPKALEI from the coding sequence ATGAAAACTTTTTCTGCAAAATCCCATGAGGTAGTGCATGAATGGTTCGTGATTGACGCTACGGACAAAGTCCTCGGTCGTGTCGCCAGTGAAGTGGCACTCCGTCTACGCGGCAAGCACAAGCCTGAATACACCCCACACGTTGATACTGGCGACTTTATTGTTGTTATCAACTCTTCTAAGCTACGTATCACAGGCACAAAAGGCTTGGACAAAATTTATTACCGTCACAGCGGATACCCAGGTGGTATTAGCTCGACTAACTTCGACAAGATGCAAGACCGTTTCCCAGGTCGTGCTTTGGAGAAGGCTGTGAAGGGTATGTTGCCAAAAGGCCCACTAGGCTATGCCATGATCAAGAAATTAAAAGTCTATGGTGACGCCAATCATCCGCATGCGGCTCAACAGCCAAAAGCGTTAGAGATTTAA
- the rpsI gene encoding 30S ribosomal protein S9 translates to MAINYGNWNYGTGRRKSSVARVFIKSGKGDIIVNGKPIDAYFARETSRMIARQPLALTAHLTTFDIKVNVSGGGETSQAGAVRHGVTRALIDYDNALKLTLSKAGLVTRDAREVERKKVGLHGARRRKQFSKR, encoded by the coding sequence ATGGCTATTAATTACGGAAATTGGAATTACGGTACAGGTCGCCGCAAGAGTTCTGTTGCGCGCGTATTCATTAAATCTGGCAAAGGCGACATTATTGTTAATGGTAAGCCTATCGATGCTTATTTTGCTCGTGAAACATCACGCATGATCGCTCGTCAGCCTTTGGCTCTTACAGCTCACTTAACGACCTTTGACATCAAAGTAAACGTTTCTGGTGGCGGTGAAACTAGTCAAGCTGGTGCAGTTCGTCACGGTGTTACTCGTGCATTGATCGACTACGACAACGCTTTGAAGCTAACTCTGTCTAAAGCAGGTTTGGTAACTCGCGATGCTCGTGAAGTTGAGCGTAAAAAAGTTGGTCTGCACGGCGCGCGTCGTCGTAAGCAGTTCAGCAAGCGCTAA
- the argC gene encoding N-acetyl-gamma-glutamyl-phosphate reductase, translated as MIKIGIVGGTGYTGVELLRLLAQHPEVELTAITSRTEAGMPVAEMFPSLRGRVDLKFTTPDEAKLNECDVVFFATPHGVAMAQAKELLANNVKILDLAADFRLKDVKEFAKWYGMEHGCPEILAEAVYGLPEINRDAIKKARVVGLAGCYPTSVQLGLAPLLAPSSTGGKNLIDGTHIISDSKSGTSGAGCKAEIGTLLSEASDNFKAYGVKGHRHLPEIVQGLKAIAGHDQIGLTFVPHLTPMIRGIHSTLYVRLTDAGKEVDYQKLYENFYKDEPFVDVMPAGSHPETRSVRGSNGIRIAIHRPAGGDALVILVVEDNLVKGASGQGVQCMNLMFGLPETTGLTQIAVSP; from the coding sequence ATGATCAAAATTGGCATCGTTGGCGGTACTGGTTACACCGGAGTAGAGTTGTTGCGTTTATTGGCGCAACACCCTGAGGTGGAGCTCACTGCAATTACTTCTCGTACAGAGGCTGGCATGCCAGTGGCAGAAATGTTTCCGTCTTTGCGCGGTCGTGTTGATCTCAAATTTACGACGCCAGATGAGGCTAAGCTTAATGAATGTGATGTAGTATTTTTTGCAACTCCACATGGTGTTGCTATGGCCCAAGCTAAAGAGCTGCTTGCCAATAACGTAAAGATCTTGGATCTTGCTGCAGACTTCCGTCTAAAAGATGTTAAAGAATTCGCTAAGTGGTATGGTATGGAGCATGGATGCCCAGAAATTTTGGCAGAGGCGGTTTATGGTTTGCCTGAAATTAATCGCGATGCTATTAAAAAAGCCCGCGTTGTTGGTTTAGCAGGCTGCTATCCAACGTCAGTACAGCTTGGCCTTGCACCGTTATTGGCGCCAAGTTCGACAGGTGGCAAGAATTTAATCGATGGCACACATATTATTTCTGATTCGAAGTCCGGCACCTCAGGTGCGGGTTGTAAAGCAGAAATCGGCACGTTACTTTCTGAAGCAAGTGATAACTTCAAGGCGTATGGAGTAAAAGGTCATCGTCACTTGCCGGAGATTGTGCAGGGTTTAAAGGCGATTGCAGGACATGATCAGATTGGCTTGACCTTTGTCCCCCATTTAACACCAATGATTAGAGGCATTCATTCCACCTTGTATGTGCGTTTAACTGATGCTGGCAAGGAGGTGGATTACCAAAAGCTATATGAAAACTTCTACAAAGATGAGCCTTTTGTTGATGTGATGCCAGCAGGCAGCCATCCAGAAACGCGCTCCGTACGGGGTAGTAACGGTATACGGATTGCGATTCATCGCCCAGCCGGAGGTGATGCTTTAGTTATTTTGGTGGTGGAGGACAACCTGGTGAAGGGTGCCTCAGGTCAAGGCGTACAGTGTATGAATTTGATGTTTGGCTTGCCGGAGACGACAGGTCTCACTCAGATCGCCGTTTCCCCATAA
- the erpA gene encoding iron-sulfur cluster insertion protein ErpA gives MIELATKPAEDLAEPPTPLVFTDSAAAKVADLIAEEGNPELKLRVFVQGGGCSGFQYGFTFDDAVNEDDTLFEKNGVTLLVDSMSFQYLVGAEIDYKEDINGSQFVIKNPNATTTCGCGSSFSA, from the coding sequence ATGATTGAATTAGCGACAAAACCTGCAGAAGACCTAGCTGAGCCACCAACACCATTAGTGTTTACGGACAGCGCTGCTGCAAAAGTGGCTGACTTGATTGCGGAAGAAGGCAATCCAGAGTTGAAGCTCCGAGTATTCGTACAAGGCGGTGGTTGCTCAGGATTTCAGTATGGATTCACGTTTGATGATGCAGTGAATGAAGATGACACTCTCTTTGAAAAGAATGGTGTTACTTTATTGGTAGATTCTATGAGCTTCCAGTATTTAGTTGGCGCTGAGATTGATTACAAAGAAGATATCAATGGTTCACAGTTTGTGATTAAAAATCCTAATGCCACAACTACCTGTGGTTGTGGATCGTCTTTTTCGGCTTAA
- the tyrS gene encoding tyrosine--tRNA ligase — translation MTDKLEPKYPLTPEVFAALEVTKRGCDELLVEADWVQKLARSLATQTPLRIKLGLDPTAPDIHLGHTVVLNKLRQLQDLGHTVIFLIGDFTSMIGDPSGRNATRPPLTAEEIAVNAETYYRQASMVLDASKTEVRYNSEWCDPLGARGMIQLAAKHTVARMLERDDFTKRYRNGVPISIHEFLYPLMQGYDSVALKSDLELGGTDQKFNLLVGRELQREYGQEPQCILTMPLLVGLDGVEKMSKSKGNYIGISEPAGEMFGKLLSISDDLMWDYFTLLSFRPMPEIDLMKQEVAAGLNPKDCKVLLAQEIVARFHSQTAAEKALEDFNHRAKGGVPDDIPEVNISGAPMQIANLLKAAGLALSTSEANRNIEQNGVKIDGATIADKQLKVEAGTYVVQVGKRKFAKVTLA, via the coding sequence ATGACGGACAAACTAGAACCAAAATATCCCTTGACCCCCGAAGTCTTTGCCGCGCTTGAAGTCACGAAACGTGGTTGCGATGAGTTATTGGTTGAGGCTGACTGGGTGCAAAAGTTGGCCCGTAGCTTAGCTACTCAGACCCCTTTGCGGATTAAATTAGGATTAGACCCCACTGCCCCAGATATTCATTTGGGACATACGGTAGTTCTGAATAAGTTACGTCAGCTACAAGATTTAGGTCACACCGTTATTTTCTTAATTGGCGATTTCACCAGCATGATTGGTGATCCATCTGGTCGTAACGCTACTCGTCCCCCATTGACTGCTGAAGAAATTGCCGTGAATGCAGAAACATACTATCGTCAAGCTAGTATGGTGCTGGATGCTTCTAAAACTGAAGTGCGGTACAACAGTGAATGGTGTGATCCTTTGGGTGCGCGCGGCATGATTCAGCTTGCTGCTAAACATACTGTGGCTCGCATGCTAGAGCGTGATGATTTCACAAAGCGCTATCGTAATGGTGTGCCGATTTCGATTCATGAATTTTTGTATCCCTTGATGCAGGGCTATGACTCCGTCGCCCTCAAAAGTGATCTAGAGCTCGGTGGAACAGATCAAAAATTTAATCTCTTAGTTGGTCGTGAGCTCCAACGTGAATATGGCCAAGAGCCTCAGTGTATTTTGACGATGCCACTCCTCGTTGGTCTTGATGGCGTTGAGAAAATGAGTAAATCGAAAGGCAATTACATTGGCATTAGTGAGCCTGCTGGTGAAATGTTTGGAAAGCTATTGAGCATCTCCGATGACTTGATGTGGGACTACTTCACATTACTTTCTTTCCGTCCTATGCCAGAAATTGATTTAATGAAGCAGGAAGTCGCTGCAGGTCTCAACCCAAAAGACTGTAAGGTACTTCTCGCCCAAGAAATCGTTGCACGTTTCCATTCACAAACTGCAGCAGAGAAGGCTCTAGAAGACTTTAATCACCGCGCCAAAGGTGGTGTGCCGGATGACATTCCAGAAGTCAATATTTCTGGAGCGCCAATGCAAATAGCTAATTTATTGAAGGCGGCTGGCTTAGCCCTATCAACATCAGAAGCAAACCGTAATATTGAGCAAAATGGCGTGAAGATTGATGGCGCAACGATTGCTGACAAGCAGTTAAAAGTAGAAGCAGGAACTTACGTAGTACAGGTTGGCAAACGTAAGTTTGCAAAAGTCACTCTTGCCTAA
- the ruvB gene encoding Holliday junction branch migration DNA helicase RuvB — MVIHTDDLNSIPEDLPEGNARIVSGSAGNAETVFERALRPKQLDEYVGQTKARAQLEIFISATRARKEALDHVLLFGPPGLGKTTLAHIIARELGVNLRQTSGPVLDRPGDLAALLTNLEENDVLFIDEIHRLSTVVEEILYPALEDYSLDIMIGEGPAARSVKIDLKPFTLIGATTRAGMLTNPLRDRFGIVARLEFYTTEELTKIIDRSANLLKANIDPEGSIEIAKRARGTPRIANRLLRRVRDYAEVKGTGTITKAMADAALKMLDVDPSGFDVMDRKLLEAILHKFDGGPVGIDNLAAAISEERDTIEDVLEPYLIQQGYLQRTSRGRVATRQAYEHFDLTPPSRSASLDL; from the coding sequence ATGGTAATTCATACAGACGACCTCAACTCAATTCCTGAAGATCTACCAGAAGGCAATGCCCGCATTGTGAGTGGATCAGCCGGTAATGCTGAAACTGTCTTTGAAAGAGCGCTGCGCCCAAAGCAACTTGATGAATATGTTGGCCAAACTAAAGCGCGTGCCCAATTAGAGATTTTTATTAGCGCCACCCGAGCTCGCAAAGAGGCATTGGATCATGTGCTCCTCTTTGGCCCACCAGGCCTGGGTAAAACTACTCTTGCCCATATCATTGCTAGAGAACTTGGCGTGAACCTGCGCCAAACCAGTGGCCCAGTTCTGGACAGACCAGGCGATCTTGCTGCCTTACTTACCAATTTAGAAGAAAACGATGTTCTCTTTATTGATGAGATTCATCGTCTATCGACAGTAGTAGAAGAAATTCTATATCCTGCATTGGAAGACTACAGCCTAGACATCATGATTGGCGAAGGCCCTGCAGCACGCAGCGTGAAGATTGATCTCAAACCTTTTACCTTAATTGGTGCAACCACGCGCGCTGGTATGTTGACAAATCCACTACGTGATCGTTTTGGTATTGTGGCAAGGCTTGAGTTCTACACCACTGAAGAGCTGACCAAGATTATTGATCGTTCAGCCAATTTATTAAAAGCTAACATCGATCCAGAAGGCTCGATAGAAATAGCTAAGCGTGCGCGTGGCACTCCACGCATCGCCAACCGCCTATTACGTCGGGTTCGTGACTACGCTGAAGTAAAGGGCACTGGTACGATTACCAAAGCTATGGCTGATGCCGCACTCAAAATGCTTGATGTTGATCCAAGCGGCTTTGATGTGATGGATAGAAAATTACTAGAAGCGATCTTGCATAAGTTCGATGGTGGTCCAGTTGGAATCGATAATTTGGCAGCTGCTATTAGCGAAGAACGTGACACCATAGAAGATGTTCTTGAGCCTTACCTCATTCAGCAAGGATATTTACAAAGAACTTCGCGAGGCCGAGTGGCAACCCGTCAGGCTTATGAGCATTTCGACCTCACACCACCTAGTAGAAGTGCTAGCTTAGATTTGTAA
- the ruvA gene encoding Holliday junction branch migration protein RuvA has protein sequence MIGRIQGTLVSVHPPRLLVDCQGIGYEVDVPMSILYQLPQTGQKITLLTHFQVREDAQQLFGFATETEREAFRQLIKISGVGSRTALAVLSGMSVNELAQAIALQEAGRLTQVPGISKKTAERLCLELKGKLAPDLDITGGKSEAIEASSEVLQALLALGYSEKEALLALKQIPADTFVSDGIRMGLKYLSKA, from the coding sequence ATGATTGGTCGCATTCAAGGTACCCTCGTTTCAGTACATCCCCCTCGTCTCTTGGTTGATTGCCAAGGTATTGGGTATGAAGTAGATGTGCCAATGAGCATTCTGTACCAATTACCTCAAACAGGTCAAAAAATTACCCTCCTGACCCACTTTCAGGTGCGTGAAGATGCACAGCAACTTTTTGGGTTTGCTACCGAGACTGAGCGTGAAGCTTTTCGACAACTCATCAAAATTAGCGGGGTAGGCTCCCGAACCGCTTTAGCAGTTCTCTCTGGTATGAGTGTCAACGAGCTAGCACAAGCCATTGCCTTGCAAGAAGCTGGCCGGCTAACGCAGGTCCCTGGCATTAGCAAAAAAACAGCTGAGCGACTCTGCCTAGAACTCAAAGGCAAGCTAGCTCCTGATCTTGACATTACAGGTGGTAAATCTGAAGCGATTGAAGCTAGCAGTGAAGTTTTACAGGCACTTTTGGCTTTAGGTTATTCAGAAAAAGAGGCGCTCTTGGCACTCAAGCAAATTCCAGCAGATACCTTTGTATCTGATGGCATTCGGATGGGTCTGAAGTATTTATCTAAAGCCTGA
- the ruvC gene encoding crossover junction endodeoxyribonuclease RuvC has translation MRWIGIDPGLRTTGFGVIDVNGQKLTYVASGTIESGDPTKGLPERLGILYAGIKEVLETYHPESAAIEEVFLNVNPRSTLILGQARGAVIAALVSEKLPVAEYSALRVKQSIVGTGRAAKPQVQEMVKRLLRLNRAPETDASDALGVAICATHHAQLPKTLTEIAATKKRNK, from the coding sequence ATGCGCTGGATTGGCATCGACCCAGGTTTGCGTACAACTGGTTTTGGCGTCATTGATGTTAATGGCCAAAAGTTGACCTATGTAGCCTCTGGGACGATTGAAAGTGGTGATCCAACCAAAGGCTTGCCTGAACGATTAGGTATTCTTTATGCGGGAATTAAAGAGGTTTTAGAAACTTATCACCCCGAATCTGCCGCAATAGAAGAGGTCTTCTTGAACGTTAATCCTCGCTCAACCCTCATATTAGGTCAAGCTAGAGGTGCTGTGATCGCCGCGCTTGTTTCCGAAAAACTACCTGTTGCTGAATATAGTGCTCTTCGAGTCAAACAATCGATCGTTGGTACGGGACGCGCAGCTAAGCCTCAGGTTCAAGAGATGGTCAAGCGCTTACTCCGTCTCAACCGCGCCCCAGAAACAGATGCATCAGATGCATTGGGCGTTGCCATTTGCGCGACACATCATGCACAGCTACCTAAAACATTGACTGAGATCGCGGCAACCAAGAAGCGTAATAAGTAA